A single window of Nicotiana tomentosiformis chromosome 1, ASM39032v3, whole genome shotgun sequence DNA harbors:
- the LOC138908151 gene encoding protein PXR1-like, with the protein METQKKKKEEEEEKKKKKKKKKKKKKKKKKKKKKKKKKKKKKENKRRRRTYNIGSGELGDTDMETQKKKKKKKKKKKKKKKEEEEEEEDGASALVIRSTKARGGGGGGEGGGGEEEEEEEVEEAEEDL; encoded by the exons ATGGAAactcagaagaagaagaaggaggaggaggaggagaaaaagaagaagaagaagaagaagaagaagaagaagaagaagaagaagaagaagaagaagaagaagaagaagaagaagaagaagaaggagaataagaggaggaggaggacctATAACATA GGAAGTGGGGAATTAGGGGATACGGACATGGAAactcagaagaagaagaagaagaagaagaagaagaagaagaagaagaaaaaagaagaagaagaagaagaagaagacggtgcctcggctttggtgatccgatctaCGAAAgctagaggaggaggaggaggaggagaaggagggggaggagaagaagaagaagaagaagaggtggAGGAGGCGGAGGAGGACCTATAA